Within the Chitinivorax sp. B genome, the region TATGCAACGTAGCCGACTACTTCCCGTGAAAGTGAGTACACATCCCGCCATTCATAGTATTCAGCATGCATGTGTCCTGCACTTTCAACCCCAAATTGACGCAGTGCCAGACGAAACCGGGCAAGATGAAAATACTGGCTGACCAGAATTGGGCGTTGAAATCCTTTGTTCTGCATCAGTGATGCTGTAAATCTGGCTGTTTCATAGGTATTGGTACCTTGGTTATCGGTAAAGATAACAGGGTCTGGCACACCTCGGCTAACCAGATAAGCCTTCATTACCGCCGCTTCATCAAAGCCTTCTTTACCAATTCCACCACTCACCAGAATGGCTGTGCAGTAACCATC harbors:
- a CDS encoding YdcF family protein, translated to MFAVLKRVCRWLLVCSVAGFLIGALAISLYGLQDRLVPADLAVVPGNTVNLDGTPSGRLQGRLDAALKLYRDGYCTAILVSGGIGKEGFDEAAVMKAYLVSRGVPDPVIFTDNQGTNTYETARFTASLMQNKGFQRPILVSQYFHLARFRLALRQFGVESAGHMHAEYYEWRDVYSLSREVVGYVAYQFKQTSA